The following proteins come from a genomic window of Phycisphaeraceae bacterium:
- the smpB gene encoding SsrA-binding protein SmpB: MSKKEDKAEALSPRIANRKAFHDYHIHEKLEVGIILQGSEVKSIRNGKVSLAEGFARVEPRDMGLYLYDVDIANYAQAAGANGHEPKRVRKLLAHKRQIAKLLGETSAKGMTLIPLAMYFVRGHVKLEIGLASGKQSHDKRQDLKKRESDREIRRGMTRRII, encoded by the coding sequence ATGTCGAAGAAGGAGGATAAAGCCGAGGCACTCAGTCCGCGGATTGCCAATCGCAAGGCGTTCCACGACTACCACATCCACGAAAAGCTGGAGGTGGGCATCATCCTTCAGGGCAGTGAGGTCAAGAGCATCCGCAACGGCAAAGTCTCGCTGGCGGAAGGCTTTGCCCGTGTCGAACCGCGGGACATGGGCCTTTATCTCTACGACGTGGACATCGCAAACTACGCACAGGCTGCCGGTGCCAACGGCCACGAGCCCAAGCGTGTCCGCAAACTTCTCGCTCATAAACGTCAGATCGCCAAACTTCTCGGCGAGACCTCGGCCAAAGGGATGACACTGATTCCCCTGGCGATGTATTTCGTGCGCGGCCACGTGAAGCTCGAAATCGGACTGGCGTCGGGCAAGCAATCCCATGACAAACGGCAGGATTTGAAGAAACGGGAATCCGATCGAGAGATTCGACGAGGCATGACCAGACGGATCATTTGA